The bacterium genome has a window encoding:
- a CDS encoding CDP-alcohol phosphatidyltransferase family protein produces MTGSDHSEGLLAGYRATLKAVEVEEILDLFLYRPLAYGLVRIVLPTRITPDQITFISLLLGLAAGVGYATGTVEGLRWGALLLFLTNTVDCADGMLARLRGGGSLTGYVFDGLVDYTTNTAVLVGMLVGLGATGTPPAFIWLVGVPGGLSYAWWSAMVDRFRNEWLGRVYGKRSDPAAEVAAMEATLATYPPGTHRWDRILVGAYGLYARLWYSAPGTVAHRALADVPLAEWQQARRPVMRTAVLFGPTFHLSLMMLAGALDQVAAYLWFSLVVGTGWGGAVLLWRRVVDRRLLGRLPEGASH; encoded by the coding sequence GTGACCGGAAGCGATCACAGCGAGGGGCTCCTGGCGGGCTACCGCGCCACCCTGAAGGCGGTCGAGGTCGAGGAGATCCTCGACCTCTTCCTCTACCGGCCCCTGGCCTACGGGCTGGTGCGGATCGTCCTGCCCACCCGCATCACGCCGGACCAGATCACCTTCATCAGCCTGCTGCTCGGCCTCGCGGCCGGGGTGGGCTACGCCACCGGCACCGTCGAGGGCCTGCGCTGGGGCGCCCTGCTCCTCTTCCTGACCAACACCGTCGACTGCGCCGACGGCATGCTCGCCCGGCTGCGCGGCGGCGGCTCCCTCACCGGCTACGTCTTCGACGGCCTCGTCGACTACACCACCAACACCGCGGTGCTCGTGGGCATGCTCGTCGGGCTGGGCGCGACCGGCACCCCCCCGGCCTTCATCTGGCTCGTGGGCGTGCCCGGCGGCCTGAGCTACGCCTGGTGGAGCGCCATGGTCGACCGCTTCCGCAACGAGTGGCTGGGACGCGTCTACGGCAAGCGCTCCGACCCGGCGGCCGAGGTCGCCGCCATGGAGGCCACGCTGGCCACCTACCCGCCGGGCACCCATCGCTGGGACCGCATCCTCGTCGGGGCCTACGGACTCTACGCGCGGCTGTGGTACTCGGCCCCCGGGACCGTCGCCCACCGGGCCCTCGCCGACGTGCCGCTCGCCGAGTGGCAGCAGGCCCGCCGGCCCGTCATGCGCACCGCGGTGCTCTTCGGCCCCACCTTCCACCTCTCGCTGATGATGCTCGCCGGCGCCCTCGACCAGGTCGCCGCCTACCTGTGGTTCAGCCTGGTGGTGGGCACGGGCTGGGGCGGCGCGGTGCTGCTGTGGCGGCGCGTCGTCGACCGGCGGCTCCTGGGCCGTCTGCCGGAAGGAGCGAGCCATTAG
- a CDS encoding phosphocholine cytidylyltransferase family protein — MLLAAGRSTRLRPLTDHCPKCLLDLGGETILGRALRQLRARGVRKLTLVDGFEGDRIRAAVAAGSPDLDVTWIRNVDYATTNNAFSLRLALAAHPAEEILLLDSDIACEDAVLDAVLDYAAPNRLGLRTRGDIGAEEMKVGLDGSGRVIRLSKEIPPAEAAGESVGLEVFAPDFVAALRTVLDRRLDNEGRVNEYYEEAFTELAVAGHVIAPIDLGHLRCLEIDTPADLAAARREFGGP; from the coding sequence GTGCTGCTGGCCGCGGGGCGGTCGACCCGCCTGCGCCCCCTCACCGACCACTGCCCCAAGTGCCTGCTCGACCTCGGCGGCGAGACCATCCTCGGCCGCGCCCTGCGCCAGCTGCGCGCCCGCGGCGTCCGGAAGCTGACCCTGGTCGACGGTTTCGAGGGCGACCGGATCCGCGCCGCCGTCGCCGCCGGCAGCCCCGATCTGGACGTGACGTGGATCCGCAACGTCGACTACGCCACCACCAACAACGCCTTCTCCCTGCGCCTGGCCCTGGCGGCCCATCCGGCCGAGGAGATCCTCCTGCTGGACAGCGACATCGCCTGCGAGGACGCGGTCCTCGACGCCGTGCTCGACTACGCGGCGCCCAACCGGCTCGGCCTGCGCACGCGCGGGGACATCGGCGCCGAGGAGATGAAGGTGGGGCTGGACGGATCGGGCCGGGTGATCCGGCTCTCGAAGGAGATCCCGCCGGCCGAGGCCGCGGGCGAGTCGGTGGGCCTGGAGGTCTTCGCCCCCGACTTCGTGGCCGCACTGCGGACGGTGCTCGACCGGCGCCTCGACAACGAAGGCCGCGTGAACGAGTACTATGAGGAGGCCTTCACCGAGCTGGCCGTCGCGGGCCACGTGATCGCTCCCATCGACCTCGGCCACCTGCGCTGCCTCGAGATCGACACGCCGGCGGACCTCGCCGCCGCCCGTCGGGAGTTCGGCGGGCCGTGA
- a CDS encoding aminotransferase class I/II-fold pyridoxal phosphate-dependent enzyme — MAAGEPVLFDRNENRFGPAPACLEVLRKADTELLFNYTRAFRRGAYSDLSLRLAAMHGVDEHRIILGYGCEDILKEAVHHFVAPDEAVLIPSASWWYYTAIADEVGGITVQYPLIEEETTYRVDVDALIAQRERHAPALVLIASPNNPTGNRMPRADLIRVLEAYRDTPVVLDQAYFGLDPDEADDYAELVARFPRLVILRTFSKLFALAGVRIGYGITGTGLADFERFCARNLGYNRISERLALAALDSPDYYRDIARRMAADRERFYEFFRALPGCRIYDSAANFVLVRMPEHVCPGLKAVLDEAGLVIKFFTEPAFLGFARISLGTTEENARLLAAIETAWPAAAARVAASGDVA; from the coding sequence TCGGACCCGCACCCGCCTGTCTGGAGGTGCTGCGCAAGGCCGACACCGAACTCCTCTTCAACTACACGCGCGCCTTCCGGCGCGGCGCCTACAGCGATCTGTCGCTGCGGCTGGCCGCCATGCACGGCGTGGACGAACACCGCATCATCCTCGGCTACGGTTGCGAGGACATTCTCAAGGAGGCGGTCCACCACTTCGTGGCCCCCGACGAGGCGGTGCTGATCCCCTCGGCGAGCTGGTGGTACTACACGGCCATCGCGGACGAGGTCGGCGGCATCACGGTCCAGTATCCGCTGATCGAGGAAGAGACCACCTACCGCGTCGACGTCGACGCGCTGATCGCCCAGCGGGAGCGCCACGCCCCCGCGCTGGTGCTGATCGCCTCGCCCAACAACCCGACGGGCAACCGGATGCCCCGCGCCGACCTGATCCGCGTGCTCGAGGCCTACCGCGACACGCCCGTCGTGCTCGACCAGGCCTACTTCGGCCTCGATCCCGACGAGGCCGACGACTACGCCGAGCTCGTCGCCCGCTTCCCCCGTCTGGTCATCCTGCGCACCTTCAGCAAGCTCTTCGCCCTGGCGGGCGTCCGCATCGGCTACGGCATCACCGGCACGGGGCTCGCCGACTTCGAGCGCTTCTGCGCCCGCAACCTGGGCTACAACCGCATCAGCGAGCGCCTGGCCCTCGCGGCCCTGGACAGCCCGGACTACTACCGGGACATCGCCCGGCGCATGGCGGCCGACCGCGAGCGCTTCTACGAGTTCTTCCGCGCCCTGCCCGGTTGCCGCATCTACGATTCGGCGGCGAACTTCGTCCTCGTGCGCATGCCCGAGCACGTGTGCCCCGGCCTGAAGGCGGTGCTGGACGAAGCCGGCCTGGTGATCAAGTTCTTCACCGAGCCGGCCTTCCTGGGCTTCGCGCGCATCAGCCTGGGCACGACCGAGGAGAACGCCCGCCTGCTCGCGGCCATCGAAACGGCCTGGCCGGCGGCGGCGGCCCGCGTGGCGGCATCCGGCGACGTGGCGTGA